From Haemophilus parainfluenzae:
ACAGTTACCTTTGAAGAAGATCGCGCCATTGTAGAATCGGGTCGCAGTAAATTTAATCTCACTACGCTGCCCGCTGAAGAATATCCAAATCTAACGGATTGGCAATCTGAAGTGGATTTTGCCTTACCGCAAAGCACCTTACGTCGCTTAATTGAAGCCACCCAATTTTCAATGGCAAACCAGGATGCTCGCTATTTCTTAAACGGCATGAAATTTGAAACGGAAGGTAATTTATTACGTACTGTTGCAACTGACGGTCACCGTCTTGCCGTTTGTACGATCGAATTAGATCAAGATCTGCAAACTCATTCCGTTATTCTCCCTCGTAAAGGTGTATTAGAACTGAATCGCCTATTAGAAAGCAGTGATGAACTTGCTCGTTTGCAAATCGGCACGAATAATCTTCGTATTCACTTAAACCACATTGTGTTTACCTCAAAACTTATTGATGGCCGCTTCCCGGATTACCGTCGAGTATTACCACGTAATGCAACGCGTATCGTAGAAGGTAACTGGGAAACCTTAAAACAAGCCTTTGTACGGGCTTCTATCCTTTCAAATGAACGTGTACGTAGCGTGCGTTTAAACTTAAGTGAAAACCAACTTAAAATTACCGCATCTAACCCAGAACACGAAGTGGCAGAAGAAATCGTGGATGTGAATTATCAAGGTGAAGAAATGGAAGTGGGCTTTAATGTGACTTACATTTTGGATGTATTGAACGCCTTAAAATGCCAACAAGTACGTATTCGCCTCACGGATGCGTCATCAAGCTGCTTAATTGAAAACAGCGAAGATGCAAGCGCTGAATACGTCATTATGCCAATGCGCCTCTAAGAATAATGGCCATTTCTCGCTTAATTGTTGAAAAATTTAGAAATTTAAATGCCGTGGATCTTGAATTTGATCACGGCTTTAACTTTTTAGTCGGCAACAACGGCAGCGGAAAAACGAGCTTATTAGAAGCCATTTTTTATCTCGGGCATGGACGCTCTTTCAAAAGTGCGGTCGCAAATCGCATCATTTCTTACGACGAACCTCATTTCACGCTTTTTGGCCAAATTCAAGAAAGCCAACATCAATGGTCTGTTGGCTTACAAAAACTTCGTCAAGGTAATACCATCGCAAAAATAAACGGTGAAGACGGCAATAAAATTGCCGATCTCGCTCACCTTTTACCCATGCAATTAATTACGCCTGAAGGACTTACCTTATTAAATGGCGGCCCTAGTTTTCGACGTGCATTTTTAGATTGGGGCTTATTCCACCACCATAACAGTTTTCATTCCTCTTGGGTTGCATTAAACCGCTTATTAAAACAGCGAAATGCCGCATTAAGTCAAAATCAGCCTTATTCTGCGATTAAAATTTGGGATATTGAATTAGCCAAATTAGCCCACCAAGTGAGTGATTGGCGTGCTGAATATGCAGAAGCCTTACGTCCAGAAATTGAAAAAACCTGCCAGTTATTTTTACCTGAATTAGAAATTACTGTTAGCTTTCATCAAGGCTGGGAGAAAGCGACAGAATATGGTGAATTATTGGCGCAAAACTTTGAGCGAGACAAAGCCATTGGTTATACAGTTTCAGGCCCACAAAAAGCGGATTTCCGCTTTAAAGCCAATGGACTACCTGTAGAAGATGTGCTCTCTCGTGGTCAATTAAAATTATTGATGTGTGCGCTACGTTTAGCGCAAGGTGAACATTTAATGATTCAAAAACAGCGTCATTGCATCTTTTTAATTGATGACTTTGCCTCTGAGTTGGATCAACATAAACGCGCCCTGCTTGCGGAACGCTTGCAACAAAGTGGTTCTCAAGTTTTCGTAACCGCTATTACTCAAGGGCAACTCAAAGAGATGCAAGTGGGAAAAGGAAAATTGTTCCAAGTAGATACTGGTAAGATCGCCGAACTACAGTCATAAAAAATAATCCGATCTGTTTGAAGATCGGATTACGTTTAAAACAATACTATTTTTGACCGCACTTTAGTTTGGTTTCCACTCACCATTCAATACGGTACCAATCACGTCATAATCTTTTGTGAATACCGCCAAGTTTGCGACTTTTCCTGCTTCAACAGAGCCTAAACGATCATCTACGCCGATTGCTCTTGCTGGGTAAAGGTTACTCATGCGAATCGCTTCTGCTAATGGCATTTCTACATACTCTACAGCATTCTTAATAGATTCCATCATGGTAATTGATGCACCTGCAATCGTACCATTTGCATCATAGCAACGACCGTCTTTCACATAAATCGGTTTTCCTACAAAGGTGAAGGTTTCCAATTCAGGTGGTGCACCTGCAGCAGCAAGAGAATCAGTCACAATACAAAGCTTGTCACCTTTCGCTTTTTTATCTAAGCGAACGTTACCAAAATTCACATGCACACCATCTACAATAATGCCTGTGTAAACATCGGAATCTAGCACTGCACCAACTACGCCCATTGCACGTCCTGAACTGATCGGCGACATGGCATTGTGTAAGTGAGTCGCAAAAGTTGCCCCTTTATGAAAAGCGTCTTTCGCCACTTCATAAGTCGCATTAGAATGCCCAATAGACACAATAATGCCTGCTTTTACAAAATCCGGAATATATTGCACCGTTGGGTTTTCAGCGGCAATGGTAAGCTTGGTAATAACATCAGCATTATCACATAAGAAATCCTTCATCTCTGGCGTCGCTTCACGGATATATTCCGGGCGATGCACGCCTTTTTTCTCAAGACTTAAATAAGGGCCTTCGATGTGTAAACCAAGCGCTTGATTTTTATGCTTATTCAAATACTCACGCATAATGTTTACTGCCAGTTTGATATCTTCATCTGGTGCAGTAATAAACGTTGGTAAGAAACTGGTGCAGCCTGATTTCAAGTTAGTGGCTTGCATGATTTCTAATGTTTCCACGCTTGTTTGATCGTTAAACATCACGCCGCCACAGCCATTTAATTGCAAATCAATAAAGCCTGCTGTGAGATTATGCCCTTTTAAATCAATGGTTTTAATCCCACTTTCTAATTCGCTTTGTGGAATAACGGATTGAATATATTCCCCTTCAATAACCACCGCATAATCTCTTAACACCTCATTTTTGGTGTAGATTACGCTGTTAATTAACGCATACTTCATCATACCTTCCTAAAATCAAATTAAAATTAACCGCACTTATAATACACTATGAATCGCGCGACCTTCCAATTCGGTAAAATATTTCACTGTTTTCACTTTTAATTCTTGCAGAGCAGGCTCATCACATACCAAAACGAAATGACGATGAAGCTGTAAAGCACTCACTGTCCAAAGGTGATTAATACTACCCTCAACTGCAGCTTGTACAGCTAAGGCTTTATTATGACCCGTTGCTAAAATCATCACTTCTTCTGCATCAAGTAATGTACCCACGCCGATTGTTAAAGCATATTTGGGCACTTGATTTACATCGTTATTAAAGAAACGAGAATTAGCAATAATGGTATCAGGTGTTAAAGTTTTAATACGGGTACGCGAACTTAAAGAAGACGCAGGTTCGTTAAAGGCAATATGTCCATCAACACCTACGCCGCCCATAAATAAATGAATCTTGCCGTAAGATTTAATTTTTTCTTCATAACGACGACATTCTTCATCATGGTCATCGGTGTTACCATTCAAAATATTGATATTTTGCGGTTGAATATCAATATGGTTGAAGAAATTATTATGCATAAAACTGTGATAGCTTTCGGGATGTTCTTTTGGTAAACCCACATATTCATCCATATTAAAGGTCACCACATGTTTAAAACTCACTTCTCCTGCTTGATTTAATTTAATCAATTCTTGATAGGTCTTAAGTGGTGTACTGCCTGTTGGTAAACCTAATACAAAAGGACGTTCTGCGGTAGGTTTAAAATGATTAATTCGATCAGCAATATGACGCGCCGCCCAACGGCTGACTTGTTGTTCATTGTTCAGAGGAATGAGACGCATAATAACCTTCCTTATCAGTACCACACTGACATTCTTTCCGCCCCGCTATAGAAGGAAGAAAGAAGTAAGTGCGGTCACTTTTCCATTAATTTATAAATATTTTGCTTTTAACTCTTTCGCTTTCGCTAATTGCTCTGGTGTTGCTTTCGCTGTCATTGGCTCACGGCAATAACCTGCATCCACACCCTCTAGTTTCAATAACTCTTTGATAGTGAGATATAAGCCATTCGCTAAAATGCCCTCAATAAGATCATTGGTCACGTGTTGAACTTGAAGCGCATCAGCCAATTTACCTTGTTTGGTTAATTCAAAGATTTGTCTTGCACGGACACCGTTTACGTTGAATGTACTACCGATCGCACCATCTACACCTAGAGAGACTGCAGGTACCATCATTTCATCAAAACCAGCCCAAATTAAGTGATTTGGATAAGCTTTTTTCAAGCGTTCTAATAGATAGAAATCCCCAGCGGTAAATTTCACACCTAGCACTTTCGGGTTTTTATAAAGTTCGCCGAATTGCTCAATCCCCATATTCACGCCAGTTAAGAACGGAATTGAGTACACGATCATGTTATTGCCTGTTTCAGCAATGATCGTGTCATAGTAATGTTTGATTTCAGGGAAGCTAAATTTATAGTAGAACGGGGTTACTGCAGAAAGACTGTCATAGCCTAATTCCGTTGCATATTTACCTAATTCCACTGCTTCATGTAAGTTCACACTACCCACTTGTGCGATTAGCGCGACTTGGTCTTTTGCTTCATCTTTCGCGATACGGAAAATTTGTTTTTTCTCTTCCGTAGAAAGCATGAAGTTTTCACCTGTTGAACCGCCTACATATAAACCATCAATTTTCATCTTATCAATGTTATAGCGAATGATTTCACGCAAACCTTTTTCATTGATAGAGCCATCTTCATTGAATGATACTAATAACGCACTAAAAATACCTTTTAAGTTACGCATTTTTCTCTCCTATTTGATACGTTGTTCTAAAATGACATTTAATGTTTTTTGCTTTATTTTGACCGCACTTTCCTGCGATGCCTGTACTAATAAAGCGTAAATCAAATCTAATACGAATAATTGGGCAATCTTCGTGCCGATAGAATCGCCTTGCAACTTACCTTGCTTATTCCCATTCACTAAAACAAGATCAGCATATTCAGTGATGGGGGAACGCAAACTGTGCGTAATCGCAATGGTTTTGGCGCCATTTTCTTTCGCAATTTTCATGGTATGAGTGGTTTCTTGCGAATAACCGGAATGGCTCAAACCAATTGCGACATCCTTTTTCGTCAATAACGATGCCTGCATATACATAAAATGATTATTACCCGTCGCATCCACTTGCACACCGATACGCATCAGTTTATTTTTGGCATCTTCCGCAGTAATACCGGATGTACCCACACCAAATAAGAAAACACGATTCGCTTGTTGAATGGATTTTACTGCCTCTTCCAACTGCTCAAAATCCAACAAATTAATGGTTTCATCCATCACGTTATTGATGGCAGATTTCAGCTTATGCGCAATATTCAATGAGTTGTCAGAATCGGTAATATCGGAATCTAATACGGTGTTATCTTTGCCATCTTTTGTGGCTAGCTCGATGGATAATTCCAATTTAAAATCACTGAAACCTTTAAAGCCGAGAGTACGGCAAAAACGTACAAAGGTCGCCTCCCCCACTTCTAAATGGGCGGCAATTTCAGCTAAAGGCGCTTGCACCGCAAGATCGGGATTCAATAAAATCGCATCCGCAATTTTCTTTTCTGTTTTCGTTAAACTACGATATAACGAGCTGATGATATTTAAAATATTGCCGTTTTTAGCCATAAACCACTCCCGTATTTTTGGCTTGTAATAAGCAATCTTTTACCCAGTAAGCCGCGCCAATCAAGCCCGCATCTTGTCCAAATTGAGCACGTTCTAATTCACAATGATAAACAGCAGGAAGTTCACTTAATAAAGCTTGAACTAACGGTAAATAACCTTCTGCCAACCCTACGCTACCGCCAACCACGACTTTTTGCATGTCTAATCCAATCTTCAAATCCGCAATTAAATTCGCAATAGCTTGAGCTGAACGAGTCACAAGTGCGGTTGCTTTTTCATCATTTTGACGGAAACGCGCAAAAACTTCTTTAGGATCGCAAGGCTCATCCCATTGAGAAGAAACTGCTTCAATCGCGCGACCGGATGCAATAGCTTCAACACAACCGCGGCGGCCACAACCACAAACAGGGCCATTAGGATCGGCCAAAGTATGCCCTATATGCCCCGCAATGCCGTTTGGCTCAGTAAGTAAACGATGATTTAAAATTAAACCGCCCCCTACGCCTGTTGAAACCGTAATAAAGGCAAAGTTTTGAACATCATTAGGGTTTTGTAATTGATATTCTGCATAGGCTGCAGCTTGCACATCATTAAGCAAACCAATCGGTTTATCGGTATGTTGTGCAATACTGTCTTTTAATGGGAATTGAGCCAATCCACCCAAATTTTTAGGGTTAAGTGCGGTCAGAACGCCTTGATTAATAATGCCCGTTGAAGCAACGGCGACATAATCAAACTGCCCTTCATATTCTTTTAGTAACTGAGCAAGGATTTGATGCATGGCTTGAGCGGCATCATCCTGTGGCGTAGAAATCTGTTTTCGCTGCTGAATTTCACCATTTTTCACTATAGCAGAAGCGATTTTCGTGCCACCAATATCTAATGCCAAACAACGCTGTAATGTCTGACCACTATCCACTGTTAATGACATATCTTCTTCCTTTATTTTTTGGCTGAATGAATGGCTTCGGTGAACCAACTTACGATATGCTCTAAGCGAGTTAATGCAGAACCAACTGTCACACAATAAGCACCAATTTCAATGGCCGTTTTCGCCAACTCAGGGGTGTTATAACGTCCTTCCGCCATGACTCGACAGCCTGCCGCTTTCAAATCTTTAACTAATTGATAATCAGGCTCCTCTGGCACTGTACCACCTGTGTAGCCAGACATCGTACTGCCCACAATATCAAAACCCAGTTTTTGACAGTACAAGCCTTCTTCTAAATTCGAACAATCTGCCATGGCTAAACAGCCTAATTCGTGGATTTTTTTGACCGCACTTTCAATATCTACTGGTCTAGGACGATTTGTCCCATCCACGGCGATAATGTCTGCACCGGCTTTCGCTAAATCTTCAATATCATGCAAAAATGGGGTAATTCGCACTGGACTGTCAGGTAAATCTCGTTTCACAATACCAATAATCGGCACATTCACAGTAGGGCGTGTTGCTTTAAGATTTTCTATACCCTCTATACGTAATCCGGCAGCGCCACCAGCAACAGAAGCCTGTGCCATGGCCGCCACGATTTCTGGTTTATCCATCGGGCCATCATCAACTGGTTGACAAGACGCAATAAGACCAAATTTAATTTTATCTAAGACTTCATTATGTGATAATTTCGACATATAAACTCCTATTCTAAGCACGGATACCTGGTTTCCTTTTAGTTGAGTCTCATTATAGTAGATGTTACACCATAAAAAAATATTTTTTGAAGTATAATTTCAAAATTTGTGATCGGCTTCTCAAATTTGAGATAAAGTAACAACATCTATACAAAATATTTTTTTTTACTTTAGAATATGAAGTAATACTTCATTACTATAAATAGGAGAAAAAAATGAATGTGTTAGGTTATGCGCAAAAAATTGGGCAGGCCTTAATGGTACCTGTTGCGGTCTTACCAGCAGCGGCTGTACTGATGGGTATTGGTTATTGGCTTGACCCTGATGGCTGGGGCGCTAACAGTCAACTTGCTGCATTTTTAATTAAATCAGGTGGTGCTATCATCGATAACATGGGTCTGCTTTTTGCCGTTGGCGTTGCTTTCGGTTTATCTAAGGACAAACATGGTTCTGCTGCACTTTCAGGTTTAGTGGGTTACTATGTGGTAACCACTCTACTTTCACCTGGTAGTGTTGCTCAGCTACAACATATCGATGTAAGTGAAGTGCCCGCCGCTTTCGGGAAAATCAATAACCAATTTATTGGGATTTTGATCGGGGTGATTTCAGCTGAACTTTATAACCGCTTCTATCAAGTAGAATTGCCAAAAGCGCTTTCCTTCTTCAGCGGAAAACGCCTTGTGCCAATCGTCGTTTCTTTTGTCATGATGTTAATTAGCTTCGTACTGCTTTACATCTGGCCATATATTTTCGGCGGTTTAGTATCATTCGGTGAAAATATTAAAGATTTAGGCGCTGTTGGTGCAGGTCTTTACGGTTTCTTCAACCGTTTACTCATTCCTGTTGGCTTACACCATGCATTAAACTCGGTATTCTGGTTTGACGTGGCTGGCATCAATGACATTCCAAACTTCTTAGGTGGTGCGAAATCACTTGCTGAAGGCACTGCAACAGTTGGTGTAACCGGTATGTATCAAGCCGGTTTCTTCCCTGTTATGATGTTCGGTTTACCGGGTGCCGCATTAGCGATTTATCTCAGCGCTAAACCAAGCCAAAGAACAAAAGTGGCATCAATCATGCTTGCAGGGGCATTTGCCTCATTCTTTACTGGTATCACCGAGCCATTAGAATTCTCTTTCATGTTTGTTGCGCCAGTGCTTTACTTCATCCATGCAGTATTAACCGGTATTTCTGTCTTTATCGCCGCAACAATGCATTGGATCGCAGGCTTCGGTTTCAGTGCAGGTCTCGTGGATATGGTGCTTTCATCACGCAACCCGTTAGCCGTTGAATGGTATATGCTAATCGTACAAGGCTTAGTATTCTTCGTGATTTACTATGCAGTATTCCGTTTTGCAATTAAAGCGTTCAACTTAAAAACATTAGGTCGTGCAGAAGAAGCAGAAGAACCCCCTGCAGCACAACCAGCAGCAAGCCAATCTCGTGAAGAAAGAGCGGTCAAATTTATTGATGCTTTAGGTGGAGCTGATAACTTCAAAAATATTGATGCTTGTATCACTCGCTTACGTTTAAGCTTAGTGGACCAACACAAAATTAATGAAGAACAGCTTAAGTCTCTTGGTGCAAAAGGTATCGTGAAAATCGGTAACGATGGCTTACAAGTGGTTCTCGGCCCTGAAGCTGAACTTGTGGCAGAAGCCATGAAACAAAAAGTGAAATAACACACCAAATAAAATACCGTCTCAGAAATGGGTCGGTATTTTTTTGCGAAAAATAAAGTAAAAAATGACCGCACTTTAGCTGAGAATTTCTCGTTTAAAGTAAGTTAATGAATGTTTGAAAATTGAAGATTGTTTTGAAGGGTGGTGGAACTAAGCAGAATTGGTCTTAACAGCAAGTGGCTTACTGTATCGCATCCCTGCGGGATTTCTACCTAGCCCACCATAGATTTAAAGCATCTCTGGGGTTCCAGTCTGCGATATAAAATTAAAAGATTAAGAATCTTTTAAAAGAAGCCACTTATATATTCAGGAGACCAATCCTGACTTCCAAACAAACCACGTTGGAAGGTAGTATTATAATAGAAGTCTTCCGCTATTTTGTCAATTAAGATATTGCACTAAAAGAAGTATTTTTTCGCTTTTCGTATAAAAATTAACAAAGGCATTTCAACTATCACATCAATGTAACAAAAACAAAATAACCGTCTTATTAAAGACGGTTATTTTTTCTATCGAGTGCCATAAACCACAATGGTTTTGCCGTGCGCATGAATTAGATTTTGATCTTCCAGCATCTTAATTATTCGCCCTACGGTTTCACGAGAACAACCCACCATTTGACCGATTTCCTGGCGCGTGATTTTAATCTGCATACCATCCGGATGAGTCATGGCTTCAGGCTGTTTTGCTAGATGCATAAGCGCCTGAGCAATACGCCCTGCCACATCCAAAAAGGCCAAGTTAGTCACTTGTCGAGAGGTATTTTGCAAGCGTTTTGATAACTGAGAAGTAAGAAACATTAAAATCTCAGGATTAATTTGAATAAGCTGACGATATTTTTTATAGGAAATTTCCGCAATTTCACAAGGCGTTTTGGTTTTCACCCAAGCAGAACGTTTCGATCCCTCATCAAATAAACCTGCTTCACCAAAAAATTGCCCAGCCCCCAAATAAGATAAAATCATTTCTTTGCCTTCGTCATCTTTTGATGACACCATTACTGTTCCTTTAATTAAGAAATACAGAATATTGGCATCCTCCCCAGCATGAATTAAAGTCGACTTTGCTGGATATTTATGTAAATGGCAATGTGTTAGGAACCAATCAAGCGCAGGATCGCGTTGCTGCTCATCATCCTGAGGCTTTTGTTCTTCAAGTAATTCTACATCTTCTGACATATAAGCTCCTATTGATTCATTTTAGAAATTCCATTTTATCTTTGATATCAATGGATTCATGTAATTCTGACCAAACAATCACTGCACTTCCATTGTGAATTTTGTTTAGTAGGTGTTGTTTTTTTTGTTCTAAAGAAAATTCGTGTGAACCATAATCAGTCCCTTCTCTAAGCACCACACTTTCCACAATATTTTCTAAGGTTTCTGTTGGCAATTCTTGCCACGGAATAATCATATATTTATCAACTAAAGTCAATTAAGCAAAAAGCGGTTCAAGAAAACGCCATTGCTGTTCAAAACTTTGATTGGCGCCTAAACGGAAGTTTGTGCGGACATAACGCATAAACTGCCCTTCACAAAGCGTGACTAAATGCGCAGCAATGACTCGTTCATCAACATTAAAGCTACGACCTTCACGTAATTTTCGCATTTGTAGAATATTCACCAATTGCATTTCAAGACGATCGAAAAATTGCGCAACACGAGCCTGCAAAAGAGGCGCTTCAAACATCAAGGCATGCCCTG
This genomic window contains:
- the dnaN gene encoding DNA polymerase III subunit beta, producing MQFSISRENLLKPLQQVCGVLSNRPNIPVLNNVLLQIEDNRLTITGTDLEVELSSYTQLSSSTADGAFTIPAKKFLDICRTLSDEFEITVTFEEDRAIVESGRSKFNLTTLPAEEYPNLTDWQSEVDFALPQSTLRRLIEATQFSMANQDARYFLNGMKFETEGNLLRTVATDGHRLAVCTIELDQDLQTHSVILPRKGVLELNRLLESSDELARLQIGTNNLRIHLNHIVFTSKLIDGRFPDYRRVLPRNATRIVEGNWETLKQAFVRASILSNERVRSVRLNLSENQLKITASNPEHEVAEEIVDVNYQGEEMEVGFNVTYILDVLNALKCQQVRIRLTDASSSCLIENSEDASAEYVIMPMRL
- the recF gene encoding DNA replication/repair protein RecF (All proteins in this family for which functions are known are DNA-binding proteins that assist the filamentation of RecA onto DNA for the initiation of recombination or recombinational repair.) produces the protein MAISRLIVEKFRNLNAVDLEFDHGFNFLVGNNGSGKTSLLEAIFYLGHGRSFKSAVANRIISYDEPHFTLFGQIQESQHQWSVGLQKLRQGNTIAKINGEDGNKIADLAHLLPMQLITPEGLTLLNGGPSFRRAFLDWGLFHHHNSFHSSWVALNRLLKQRNAALSQNQPYSAIKIWDIELAKLAHQVSDWRAEYAEALRPEIEKTCQLFLPELEITVSFHQGWEKATEYGELLAQNFERDKAIGYTVSGPQKADFRFKANGLPVEDVLSRGQLKLLMCALRLAQGEHLMIQKQRHCIFLIDDFASELDQHKRALLAERLQQSGSQVFVTAITQGQLKEMQVGKGKLFQVDTGKIAELQS
- the nagA gene encoding N-acetylglucosamine-6-phosphate deacetylase; translation: MKYALINSVIYTKNEVLRDYAVVIEGEYIQSVIPQSELESGIKTIDLKGHNLTAGFIDLQLNGCGGVMFNDQTSVETLEIMQATNLKSGCTSFLPTFITAPDEDIKLAVNIMREYLNKHKNQALGLHIEGPYLSLEKKGVHRPEYIREATPEMKDFLCDNADVITKLTIAAENPTVQYIPDFVKAGIIVSIGHSNATYEVAKDAFHKGATFATHLHNAMSPISSGRAMGVVGAVLDSDVYTGIIVDGVHVNFGNVRLDKKAKGDKLCIVTDSLAAAGAPPELETFTFVGKPIYVKDGRCYDANGTIAGASITMMESIKNAVEYVEMPLAEAIRMSNLYPARAIGVDDRLGSVEAGKVANLAVFTKDYDVIGTVLNGEWKPN
- the nagB gene encoding glucosamine-6-phosphate deaminase, translating into MRLIPLNNEQQVSRWAARHIADRINHFKPTAERPFVLGLPTGSTPLKTYQELIKLNQAGEVSFKHVVTFNMDEYVGLPKEHPESYHSFMHNNFFNHIDIQPQNINILNGNTDDHDEECRRYEEKIKSYGKIHLFMGGVGVDGHIAFNEPASSLSSRTRIKTLTPDTIIANSRFFNNDVNQVPKYALTIGVGTLLDAEEVMILATGHNKALAVQAAVEGSINHLWTVSALQLHRHFVLVCDEPALQELKVKTVKYFTELEGRAIHSVL
- the nanA gene encoding N-acetylneuraminate lyase → MRNLKGIFSALLVSFNEDGSINEKGLREIIRYNIDKMKIDGLYVGGSTGENFMLSTEEKKQIFRIAKDEAKDQVALIAQVGSVNLHEAVELGKYATELGYDSLSAVTPFYYKFSFPEIKHYYDTIIAETGNNMIVYSIPFLTGVNMGIEQFGELYKNPKVLGVKFTAGDFYLLERLKKAYPNHLIWAGFDEMMVPAVSLGVDGAIGSTFNVNGVRARQIFELTKQGKLADALQVQHVTNDLIEGILANGLYLTIKELLKLEGVDAGYCREPMTAKATPEQLAKAKELKAKYL
- a CDS encoding MurR/RpiR family transcriptional regulator, which translates into the protein MAKNGNILNIISSLYRSLTKTEKKIADAILLNPDLAVQAPLAEIAAHLEVGEATFVRFCRTLGFKGFSDFKLELSIELATKDGKDNTVLDSDITDSDNSLNIAHKLKSAINNVMDETINLLDFEQLEEAVKSIQQANRVFLFGVGTSGITAEDAKNKLMRIGVQVDATGNNHFMYMQASLLTKKDVAIGLSHSGYSQETTHTMKIAKENGAKTIAITHSLRSPITEYADLVLVNGNKQGKLQGDSIGTKIAQLFVLDLIYALLVQASQESAVKIKQKTLNVILEQRIK
- a CDS encoding N-acetylmannosamine kinase encodes the protein MSLTVDSGQTLQRCLALDIGGTKIASAIVKNGEIQQRKQISTPQDDAAQAMHQILAQLLKEYEGQFDYVAVASTGIINQGVLTALNPKNLGGLAQFPLKDSIAQHTDKPIGLLNDVQAAAYAEYQLQNPNDVQNFAFITVSTGVGGGLILNHRLLTEPNGIAGHIGHTLADPNGPVCGCGRRGCVEAIASGRAIEAVSSQWDEPCDPKEVFARFRQNDEKATALVTRSAQAIANLIADLKIGLDMQKVVVGGSVGLAEGYLPLVQALLSELPAVYHCELERAQFGQDAGLIGAAYWVKDCLLQAKNTGVVYG
- a CDS encoding N-acetylmannosamine-6-phosphate 2-epimerase, which codes for MSKLSHNEVLDKIKFGLIASCQPVDDGPMDKPEIVAAMAQASVAGGAAGLRIEGIENLKATRPTVNVPIIGIVKRDLPDSPVRITPFLHDIEDLAKAGADIIAVDGTNRPRPVDIESAVKKIHELGCLAMADCSNLEEGLYCQKLGFDIVGSTMSGYTGGTVPEEPDYQLVKDLKAAGCRVMAEGRYNTPELAKTAIEIGAYCVTVGSALTRLEHIVSWFTEAIHSAKK
- the nagE gene encoding N-acetylglucosamine-specific PTS transporter subunit IIBC, producing the protein MNVLGYAQKIGQALMVPVAVLPAAAVLMGIGYWLDPDGWGANSQLAAFLIKSGGAIIDNMGLLFAVGVAFGLSKDKHGSAALSGLVGYYVVTTLLSPGSVAQLQHIDVSEVPAAFGKINNQFIGILIGVISAELYNRFYQVELPKALSFFSGKRLVPIVVSFVMMLISFVLLYIWPYIFGGLVSFGENIKDLGAVGAGLYGFFNRLLIPVGLHHALNSVFWFDVAGINDIPNFLGGAKSLAEGTATVGVTGMYQAGFFPVMMFGLPGAALAIYLSAKPSQRTKVASIMLAGAFASFFTGITEPLEFSFMFVAPVLYFIHAVLTGISVFIAATMHWIAGFGFSAGLVDMVLSSRNPLAVEWYMLIVQGLVFFVIYYAVFRFAIKAFNLKTLGRAEEAEEPPAAQPAASQSREERAVKFIDALGGADNFKNIDACITRLRLSLVDQHKINEEQLKSLGAKGIVKIGNDGLQVVLGPEAELVAEAMKQKVK
- the crp gene encoding cAMP-activated global transcriptional regulator CRP; the protein is MSEDVELLEEQKPQDDEQQRDPALDWFLTHCHLHKYPAKSTLIHAGEDANILYFLIKGTVMVSSKDDEGKEMILSYLGAGQFFGEAGLFDEGSKRSAWVKTKTPCEIAEISYKKYRQLIQINPEILMFLTSQLSKRLQNTSRQVTNLAFLDVAGRIAQALMHLAKQPEAMTHPDGMQIKITRQEIGQMVGCSRETVGRIIKMLEDQNLIHAHGKTIVVYGTR
- a CDS encoding YheU family protein, producing MIIPWQELPTETLENIVESVVLREGTDYGSHEFSLEQKKQHLLNKIHNGSAVIVWSELHESIDIKDKMEFLK